The following proteins are co-located in the Lacticaseibacillus paracasei subsp. paracasei genome:
- a CDS encoding THUMP domain-containing class I SAM-dependent RNA methyltransferase: MRYQLVATMAAGLESVTTKELKALGIQTRTENGKVYFEGDDKTIALTNVWLRSADRIKIVVGQFKALTFDALFEGVKALPWDHYLPLDAAFPVEGRAVRSQLHSEPDVQAITKKAIVEKMSAVYHRTTRLPETGATYPLEVSILKDIATLTLDTTGSSLFKRGYRIAKGEAPLKENFAAALIMLTNWHPDMPFVDPTTGSGTIAIEAALIGHNIAPGLQRQFTFENFGFFDQPVLQTVKDEAMDQADFDRELDIQASDINGDMIDMAKLNAQQAGLLHSIQFKQLAVKDFSTSKENGVIVANPPYGKRLNDQAMVRQLYAEMGQAFAPLTTWSKYILTSDMGFEKAYGSKATKRRKLYNGTIRTDLFQYWGKPNWHHDRA, translated from the coding sequence ATGAGATATCAACTTGTTGCCACGATGGCTGCCGGACTTGAATCTGTGACAACTAAAGAATTGAAAGCCCTTGGCATTCAAACCCGAACAGAAAATGGTAAGGTTTATTTTGAAGGCGATGATAAGACAATCGCGCTAACCAATGTTTGGTTGCGTAGTGCCGATCGAATTAAAATCGTTGTTGGTCAATTCAAGGCGCTGACTTTCGATGCGCTTTTTGAAGGCGTTAAGGCGTTACCTTGGGATCACTACCTACCGCTTGACGCAGCGTTCCCGGTTGAGGGCCGAGCGGTTCGTTCGCAATTACATTCAGAACCGGACGTTCAAGCCATCACCAAAAAAGCAATTGTTGAAAAAATGTCTGCGGTTTATCATCGCACGACGCGGTTACCGGAAACTGGCGCGACTTACCCGCTGGAAGTTTCGATTTTAAAAGATATTGCAACATTGACGCTTGATACGACTGGATCAAGTCTGTTTAAACGCGGGTATCGAATTGCCAAAGGTGAGGCGCCGTTGAAGGAAAACTTTGCGGCCGCGTTAATCATGTTGACAAACTGGCATCCGGATATGCCGTTTGTCGATCCAACCACTGGTTCCGGCACAATTGCGATTGAAGCCGCTTTGATTGGCCATAACATTGCACCGGGTCTGCAACGCCAATTTACTTTTGAGAACTTTGGCTTTTTTGACCAGCCAGTCTTACAAACCGTCAAAGATGAAGCGATGGATCAAGCTGACTTTGATCGTGAATTAGATATTCAGGCAAGCGATATTAACGGTGACATGATTGATATGGCCAAGTTGAATGCGCAACAAGCAGGCTTGCTGCATAGCATTCAGTTTAAACAATTGGCGGTTAAAGATTTTTCGACGAGCAAAGAAAACGGGGTCATTGTTGCCAATCCACCTTATGGGAAACGGCTCAACGATCAGGCCATGGTTCGACAATTATACGCAGAAATGGGCCAAGCATTTGCGCCTTTAACCACTTGGAGCAAGTACATTTTGACAAGTGACATGGGCTTTGAAAAGGCTTATGGCAGCAAGGCAACCAAGCGCCGCAAGCTGTATAATGGGACTATCCGAACCGATCTTTTCCAATATTGGGGCAAACCTAACTGGCACCATGATAGAGCGTGA
- a CDS encoding DUF1273 domain-containing protein, whose amino-acid sequence MVGKRLWVTGYRAYELNVFGSNDPKLKVLKTSLKNTLMQFLDEGLEWLITGGQLGVEQWAVEVALGLKPLYPDFKIAMMVPFTDFGKQWNEDNQGQLAALRGQVDFSDAVSQAPYQQPAQLQGYTRFMTIHTDAALLVYDPEFPGKAKWDYQAAEAMADRRDYPVQLITMDDLEETAQAMAEAENEHFQND is encoded by the coding sequence ATGGTTGGAAAACGATTATGGGTCACGGGGTACCGTGCCTATGAGCTCAACGTTTTTGGCAGTAATGACCCAAAACTTAAGGTACTTAAAACTTCATTAAAAAATACGCTCATGCAGTTTCTTGATGAAGGCTTGGAATGGTTAATTACTGGCGGGCAATTAGGCGTGGAGCAGTGGGCAGTCGAGGTTGCTTTAGGACTCAAACCATTGTATCCAGATTTTAAAATTGCGATGATGGTTCCATTCACAGATTTTGGCAAGCAGTGGAATGAAGATAACCAAGGTCAACTGGCGGCCCTACGTGGACAAGTGGACTTTTCTGATGCGGTTTCGCAAGCACCGTATCAACAACCAGCGCAGTTGCAGGGCTATACCCGGTTCATGACCATCCATACAGATGCAGCGCTGCTGGTTTATGATCCAGAATTTCCAGGTAAAGCTAAATGGGATTACCAAGCAGCAGAGGCGATGGCTGACCGTCGTGATTATCCAGTTCAGCTCATTACCATGGATGATTTAGAAGAAACAGCGCAAGCAATGGCAGAAGCTGAAAATGAGCATTTTCAAAATGATTGA
- a CDS encoding phosphoglycerate dehydrogenase, with protein MMKILNSFSLKPEQRQTLEAAGHSVIDADKLDDATAQQIDVVYGWNAAATRVNFDRLQFVQAMSAGVDYLPLAELAKHHVLLANTSGIHAEPIAEYVLGVLFTISRCILPAIRADRDMWTLRQERPPMTLLKGKTAVIFGTGHIGSTIATKLQALGLHTIGVSAHGRPAAGFDQVMTDVATHEAAGRADVVINALPLTPDTKHFYDEAFFAAASKQPLFINIGRGPSVDMAALTQALKNNQISAAALDVVDPEPLPQDSPLWGMTNVLLTPHISGTVPQLRDKVFKIFNDNLKTLISSGQLASHQVDLTRGY; from the coding sequence ATGATGAAGATTCTAAACAGCTTTAGTCTGAAGCCGGAGCAGCGCCAAACACTTGAAGCAGCGGGACACAGCGTCATCGATGCTGACAAGCTTGATGATGCCACGGCTCAACAAATTGACGTGGTTTATGGTTGGAATGCTGCGGCTACGCGCGTGAACTTTGACCGACTTCAGTTTGTGCAGGCGATGTCCGCTGGCGTTGATTATTTACCATTGGCTGAGTTGGCTAAACACCATGTCTTGCTGGCTAATACAAGCGGCATTCACGCCGAACCCATTGCGGAGTATGTGCTTGGCGTCTTGTTTACGATCAGTCGCTGTATTTTGCCAGCCATTCGAGCAGATCGCGACATGTGGACATTACGTCAAGAGCGACCGCCAATGACATTGCTTAAGGGCAAAACAGCAGTCATTTTTGGCACCGGTCATATTGGATCAACGATTGCGACCAAACTCCAGGCATTGGGCTTGCATACGATTGGCGTGAGTGCACATGGCCGTCCAGCTGCAGGATTTGACCAAGTGATGACGGATGTGGCGACCCATGAGGCAGCAGGGCGAGCAGATGTCGTCATCAACGCGTTACCATTAACGCCAGATACAAAACACTTTTATGATGAAGCATTCTTTGCAGCCGCTAGCAAACAACCGCTTTTCATTAACATTGGCCGTGGTCCGTCAGTTGATATGGCTGCTTTGACGCAGGCATTGAAAAACAATCAAATCAGTGCTGCTGCCTTGGATGTGGTGGATCCGGAACCACTGCCGCAAGACTCACCATTATGGGGCATGACGAACGTTTTGCTCACGCCGCATATTTCGGGCACGGTGCCGCAATTACGCGACAAAGTTTTTAAAATATTTAATGATAACCTCAAAACCTTGATATCAAGCGGCCAATTGGCAAGCCATCAAGTTGATCTCACGCGCGGATACTGA
- a CDS encoding LysR family transcriptional regulator — protein sequence MELQTLRNFIEIADHGSITAAARTLGISQPGLSRQLKDLEKELGVKLLVRGNRRVTLTEDGTYLLNRARELTAIAERTKNNLQSKHALGGDLYIGAGETSGKRLVLHVAQELRHQYPSLHVHVTYGSDEGLVANLEAGMYDFILRPGKQQTQYESLLLPVRDAWGILMTSDDPLTDNLLMTPTDIGDSELILPRATHARNTFEHWLGQGMDPAYIVGTYDLTVDALGMTAVGLGRALCLEYLATQSPNTSLTFRPLAPALADPVALVWKRDRELSRIAQRFLSMMKQTIKDSE from the coding sequence ATGGAACTGCAGACGTTGCGCAACTTCATTGAAATTGCTGACCACGGCAGTATTACCGCGGCGGCACGAACGCTGGGCATTTCACAACCCGGACTATCGCGCCAATTAAAAGACTTGGAAAAAGAGCTCGGCGTTAAATTGCTAGTTCGTGGTAATCGACGTGTGACGCTAACTGAAGATGGTACCTATTTGTTAAACCGGGCACGTGAACTCACCGCAATTGCCGAGCGCACAAAGAATAATTTGCAAAGTAAACATGCCCTTGGTGGTGACCTTTACATTGGTGCAGGCGAAACCAGCGGCAAACGGTTGGTTCTTCATGTTGCCCAAGAATTGCGCCATCAATACCCCAGTTTGCATGTTCATGTTACCTATGGCTCCGATGAAGGGCTGGTGGCCAATCTTGAGGCCGGCATGTATGATTTCATACTGCGACCTGGCAAGCAGCAGACGCAGTATGAAAGTTTGCTACTGCCAGTTCGTGATGCTTGGGGTATTTTGATGACCAGTGATGATCCGTTAACTGATAATTTATTGATGACACCAACGGACATTGGCGACAGTGAATTAATCCTGCCGCGGGCCACGCACGCACGCAACACCTTTGAACACTGGTTAGGCCAAGGCATGGATCCGGCTTACATTGTTGGGACTTATGACCTGACCGTCGATGCGCTTGGGATGACTGCTGTCGGCTTAGGACGAGCCTTGTGTCTTGAATATTTGGCCACCCAAAGTCCTAACACATCATTGACCTTCCGACCATTAGCACCAGCATTAGCGGACCCAGTAGCGCTTGTCTGGAAACGTGATCGCGAGTTGTCCAGAATCGCGCAACGTTTTCTTAGTATGATGAAGCAAACCATTAAAGACAGTGAATGA
- the nrdE gene encoding class 1b ribonucleoside-diphosphate reductase subunit alpha, whose translation MSLKTISPDQVTYYALNNEINIPVNDQIPLNKDKEALQAFLTENVAPNTMQFDSLADRLKYLVDNHYYEADFLNKYQPAFLEKLDQFLSAQHFQFKSFMAAYKYYAQYALKTDDGTQYLEDFKDRVFANALFFADGNEDLAVDLADEMIHQRYQPATPSFLNAGRARRGELVSCFLLQITDDMNSIGRAINSALELSRIGGGVGLTLSNLREAGAPIKGIEGAASGVLPVMKLLEDSFSYSNQLGQRQGAGVVYLNVFHPDIISFLGAKKENADEKYRVKTLSLGVVVPDKYYDLIKANADMYLFSPYSVERVYGKPFSYVDITKEYDNMVANPAIKKYKIKARDLENEISKLQQESGYPYIINIDTANRANPIEGKIIMSNLCSEIMQVQVPSKLNNKQEYEVLGTDVSCNLGSTNIPNLMHSRDFGRSVEAMVRALTYVTDHSNIDVVPSVQHGNHQAHSIGLGAMGLHTYFAKNHMFYGSPESLDFTNIYFLLLNYYTLKASNKIAQERGESFHNFENSKYADGSYFDKYTEQVWAPKYDKVRALFDGIHIPTQADWEALKTSVMKDGLYHQNRMAVAPNGSISYINDTSASLQPIVNRIEDRQEKKIGTIYYPAPDLSNDTMPYYQSAYDIDMRKVIDVYAAAQQHVDQGMAMTLFMRSTIPAGLYPWKDGRTDKMTTRDLNILRNYAHHKGIKSIYYIRTYTDDQEEIGSNACESCSI comes from the coding sequence ATGTCATTAAAAACAATTAGTCCGGATCAAGTCACCTATTACGCGCTCAACAACGAGATCAACATTCCTGTGAATGACCAGATTCCGTTGAACAAAGACAAGGAAGCGTTGCAGGCATTTTTGACCGAAAATGTAGCGCCAAATACGATGCAATTTGATTCGCTGGCTGATCGACTGAAGTATTTAGTCGATAACCACTATTATGAAGCCGACTTTTTGAACAAGTATCAGCCAGCTTTTTTGGAAAAACTGGATCAATTTCTTTCAGCGCAGCATTTTCAGTTCAAATCCTTCATGGCCGCCTACAAATACTATGCACAGTATGCCTTGAAAACCGATGACGGTACCCAGTATTTAGAAGATTTTAAAGATCGGGTTTTTGCCAACGCACTTTTCTTTGCAGACGGTAACGAGGACTTGGCAGTTGACCTTGCTGATGAAATGATTCATCAACGTTATCAACCGGCCACCCCTTCCTTCTTGAATGCTGGCCGGGCCCGCCGTGGCGAACTGGTTTCATGTTTTTTGTTGCAAATCACTGATGACATGAATTCAATTGGCCGGGCGATCAATTCGGCCTTGGAATTATCCCGAATTGGTGGCGGCGTTGGCCTCACCTTGTCCAACCTACGTGAAGCCGGTGCCCCAATTAAGGGCATTGAAGGTGCCGCTAGCGGCGTCTTGCCAGTCATGAAGCTGTTGGAAGACTCTTTTTCCTATAGCAACCAATTGGGCCAGCGACAAGGTGCCGGTGTTGTGTATCTGAACGTTTTCCATCCTGACATCATCAGTTTCTTAGGTGCCAAGAAGGAAAACGCGGACGAAAAGTACCGGGTTAAAACACTCAGTCTTGGCGTTGTCGTTCCGGATAAGTATTATGACCTCATTAAGGCTAATGCCGATATGTACCTCTTCTCCCCTTACTCGGTTGAACGGGTTTACGGGAAGCCGTTCTCTTATGTTGATATCACCAAGGAATATGACAACATGGTTGCCAATCCGGCCATTAAGAAGTACAAGATTAAGGCCCGTGATCTAGAAAACGAAATCTCCAAACTTCAGCAGGAATCTGGTTATCCTTATATTATCAACATTGATACGGCAAATCGCGCCAACCCAATCGAAGGCAAAATCATCATGAGTAATCTGTGCTCGGAAATCATGCAGGTTCAGGTGCCTTCCAAGTTGAACAATAAACAGGAATATGAAGTGCTGGGTACTGATGTATCTTGCAACTTAGGTAGCACGAATATTCCCAACCTGATGCATAGCCGCGACTTTGGCCGCAGTGTCGAAGCAATGGTTCGTGCTTTGACTTATGTCACGGACCACAGCAACATCGACGTTGTACCTTCCGTCCAGCACGGTAATCACCAGGCTCACAGCATTGGCCTTGGTGCGATGGGCTTGCACACTTATTTTGCGAAGAATCATATGTTCTACGGTTCGCCTGAAAGCTTGGACTTCACCAATATTTACTTCCTTTTGCTGAATTACTACACCCTGAAGGCATCCAATAAAATTGCCCAGGAACGCGGCGAAAGCTTCCACAACTTCGAAAACAGCAAGTATGCGGACGGTAGCTACTTCGATAAGTACACCGAGCAAGTATGGGCACCGAAGTATGACAAGGTTCGCGCGCTGTTTGATGGCATTCACATTCCGACGCAGGCTGATTGGGAAGCGCTGAAGACCAGTGTCATGAAAGATGGTCTCTACCATCAGAACCGCATGGCTGTTGCGCCAAATGGGTCGATCAGTTACATCAACGACACCAGTGCATCATTACAGCCGATCGTTAACCGCATTGAAGATCGGCAAGAAAAGAAGATCGGCACGATTTACTACCCTGCTCCAGACCTTTCTAATGACACGATGCCTTACTATCAAAGTGCCTATGATATTGATATGCGTAAAGTGATTGACGTTTACGCTGCTGCCCAGCAGCATGTCGATCAAGGAATGGCCATGACGTTGTTCATGCGCAGTACCATTCCGGCTGGCCTTTATCCTTGGAAAGATGGCCGAACCGATAAAATGACCACCCGTGATTTAAATATTTTGCGTAATTACGCACATCATAAGGGCATCAAGTCGATTTACTACATCCGGACTTACACGGATGATCAAGAAGAAATCGGCAGCAACGCTTGTGAAAGCTGCTCAATCTGA
- the nrdH gene encoding glutaredoxin-like protein NrdH, with product MRNITLFTRNGCPQCRMTKRYLDTHKIPFTEHNINEEPQYIDYLKQKGFQQVPVLEADGLDSFSGFRPDALKQLAV from the coding sequence ATGCGTAACATCACCTTATTCACACGCAATGGCTGCCCGCAATGCCGGATGACCAAGCGCTACCTTGACACCCATAAAATTCCATTCACGGAGCACAACATCAACGAAGAACCGCAATACATTGATTACTTAAAACAAAAGGGGTTCCAGCAGGTTCCTGTTCTTGAAGCGGATGGGCTCGATTCATTCTCCGGGTTCCGACCGGACGCCTTGAAGCAACTGGCTGTTTGA
- the gpsB gene encoding cell division regulator GpsB produces the protein MDSNKETKFSIQYGPKDILDKKFKNKVRGYDPDEVDEFLDGIIRDYEAFTNEIDRLKEENTKLFSRVDELTKQLSVSKNVSAQTPQTNAAATNYDILKRLSNLERHVFGSKLSDSSVDNHDDGNHSDVDQY, from the coding sequence ATGGATAGTAACAAAGAGACAAAGTTTAGCATCCAGTACGGGCCTAAGGATATTTTGGACAAGAAGTTCAAAAACAAGGTCCGCGGTTATGATCCTGATGAAGTTGACGAATTCTTGGATGGTATCATCCGCGATTACGAAGCTTTCACCAATGAGATTGATCGACTGAAGGAAGAAAATACCAAGCTGTTTAGCCGGGTCGACGAGCTGACCAAACAGCTGAGTGTTTCCAAGAATGTCAGTGCGCAGACGCCGCAAACCAATGCGGCTGCGACAAATTATGATATTCTTAAACGTCTGAGTAATCTGGAACGTCATGTGTTCGGCTCAAAGCTATCTGATAGCAGTGTTGACAATCATGATGACGGCAACCATTCCGACGTTGACCAATATTAA
- a CDS encoding lipoate--protein ligase: protein MYYVIMKSHDIRENLATEQYLMNSKQFDEPLLLFYYEKPSVIVGRNQNTLEELNQKYVEDHNIVVTRRLSGGGAVYHDLNNLCFSFVVDSDSEEFGDFKSFTQPIVDAIHTLGATSAEVSGRNDMLVDGKKFSGSAMYTRNGKTFSHGTLMLDVDMSVIPNVLNVPEDKIKSKGIKSVKSRVTNLRPYLDKKYQNLTVPEFRDILLTRLFGVDDIAEIKDKEYHVTPEDEVEIKKIYDDVYNNWDWVYGHSPEFTTKKRKHFDYGTIDARFDVKEGKIANVKFYGDFFGPKDIADVAGALKGKPYTSAAIKDTLDAINTNEYFTNIPKDDVVNLLVP, encoded by the coding sequence ATGTATTATGTCATTATGAAGTCTCATGATATTCGTGAGAATCTGGCAACAGAACAATATCTCATGAACTCGAAACAATTTGATGAACCGTTACTGCTGTTCTACTATGAAAAGCCGAGTGTGATTGTGGGCCGAAACCAGAATACGCTTGAAGAGTTGAATCAAAAATACGTGGAGGATCATAACATTGTTGTGACGCGGCGGTTATCCGGTGGCGGCGCAGTTTATCATGATCTCAATAACTTGTGCTTCTCGTTTGTGGTTGACAGTGACTCTGAAGAATTTGGTGACTTCAAGTCCTTCACACAGCCGATTGTTGATGCAATTCATACTTTAGGGGCGACTAGCGCTGAAGTTTCTGGCCGTAATGACATGCTGGTCGACGGTAAAAAGTTCTCTGGCAGTGCTATGTATACACGTAACGGCAAGACGTTCTCCCATGGTACTTTGATGCTGGATGTTGACATGAGTGTGATTCCTAACGTCTTGAACGTCCCAGAAGACAAGATCAAGAGTAAGGGCATTAAATCTGTTAAGAGCCGTGTGACGAACTTGCGGCCTTATCTAGATAAAAAGTATCAAAACCTCACTGTTCCTGAATTCCGCGATATTCTTTTGACTCGGTTGTTCGGCGTTGATGACATCGCTGAAATCAAAGACAAAGAGTATCACGTCACCCCAGAAGACGAAGTCGAAATTAAAAAGATTTACGATGATGTTTACAACAACTGGGATTGGGTATATGGCCATAGCCCGGAATTCACCACCAAGAAGCGGAAGCATTTTGACTATGGGACGATTGATGCTCGTTTCGATGTCAAGGAAGGCAAAATTGCTAACGTCAAATTCTATGGTGATTTCTTTGGTCCTAAGGATATTGCGGATGTTGCCGGTGCGTTAAAAGGCAAGCCTTACACGTCAGCAGCCATTAAAGACACTTTAGATGCCATCAACACGAATGAGTACTTCACCAATATTCCTAAGGACGATGTGGTTAACCTGCTCGTACCATAA
- the nrdF gene encoding class 1b ribonucleoside-diphosphate reductase subunit beta, with protein sequence MAKQYIAINWNAIEDEVDKATWEKLTEQFWLDTRIPLSNDLDDWRSLNHDEQWVVGHVFGGLTLLDTLQSQDGMASLRQNIRTQQETAVLNNIQFMESVHAKSYSSIFSTLNTPAEIDEIFDWTNHNEHLQYKANKINDIYHNGSALQKKIASVFLETFLFYSGFFTPLYYLGNNKLTNVAEIIKLIIRDESVHGTYIGYKFQLGFNELPEAEQQTLKDWMYDLLFDLYENEEKYTNDLYAKTNWTDEVLTFLRYNANKALMNLGQETAFPDTADDVNPIVMNGISTSTANHDFFSQVGNGYRLGQVEAMQDDDYQFSTEDEDHDK encoded by the coding sequence ATGGCAAAACAGTATATTGCGATCAATTGGAACGCGATCGAAGACGAAGTTGATAAAGCAACTTGGGAAAAATTGACGGAACAATTTTGGTTAGACACCCGGATTCCGCTGTCCAACGACTTGGACGACTGGCGATCTCTCAATCATGACGAGCAATGGGTTGTCGGCCACGTGTTCGGTGGCTTGACCTTGTTGGATACCCTGCAGAGTCAGGACGGCATGGCAAGTTTGCGGCAGAATATTCGCACCCAGCAAGAAACGGCTGTGTTGAACAACATTCAGTTTATGGAAAGTGTGCATGCAAAGAGTTACTCTTCGATTTTTTCAACGCTAAACACACCAGCAGAAATCGATGAGATCTTCGATTGGACCAATCATAACGAGCATCTGCAATACAAAGCCAACAAAATTAATGATATTTATCATAACGGTTCGGCGCTGCAGAAGAAGATTGCCAGTGTTTTCTTGGAAACCTTCTTGTTTTATTCAGGCTTCTTTACCCCGTTGTATTACTTGGGCAACAATAAGCTAACTAACGTGGCAGAAATCATTAAGCTGATTATTCGTGATGAAAGTGTTCATGGCACTTATATCGGCTATAAATTCCAGCTCGGATTCAACGAGTTGCCGGAAGCTGAACAACAAACATTGAAGGATTGGATGTACGACTTGTTGTTCGATTTGTATGAAAACGAGGAAAAGTACACTAACGATCTTTACGCGAAGACCAACTGGACGGATGAAGTTTTGACTTTCTTGCGTTATAACGCCAACAAAGCCTTGATGAATTTAGGTCAGGAAACGGCTTTTCCTGACACGGCTGATGACGTCAACCCAATCGTAATGAATGGGATTTCAACGTCTACCGCCAACCATGACTTCTTCTCACAAGTTGGTAATGGTTACCGGCTGGGTCAAGTTGAAGCGATGCAAGATGATGATTATCAGTTCTCAACTGAAGATGAAGACCACGACAAATAA
- a CDS encoding M13 family metallopeptidase produces MTSEVRYQDDLYRAVNGAWTDQAVIPDDKSSTGGFQDLADEVEEKMMADFSAIADGKKTTPDKYFASAVTLYKQAKDFKTRDAAGFAPALPQLHLVAGIKDLADYNQRAAELLQEHLIDPPFNFYVDADMKDTSKNVINLMGPRTILPDTTYYAKGNQNGEQLMTIFKDMMAKLLAYTDLDAAAQKATLAGALAFDAEIAKHIKSSEEWADYPKAYNPMPTAEVVEKLKPFKFADFLQKIFKQVPETVVVNDPRFLDEFTQLFNEANFSNYRDWLYVTRLNSLVSLLSEPLRQLGGTFSRALSGAPKAPDQIKHAYRLANAFFSEPIGIYYGRTYFGEKAKADVTQLVQKMIATYKRRLSNSDWLSQPTKDKAILKLDKMVLKMGYPDKPEDVYDLLHVNPDKSLIDNINAMQLVELQYNFDKLTKPVDRTVWNMPGHLVNASYDPSKNDITFPAAILQAPFYSLKQSASENLGGIGAVIAHEISHGFDNNGAQFDELGNMVNWWQKADYAHFNKLTEAMIQEFDGLETEAGKVNGKLVVSENIADAGGLAAALDTAKREPDVDLHAFFINWARIWRSKSRLERQKMLLAVDVHAPHELRANIQPRNLDDWYTTFDVQPGDGMYLPPEKRVQIW; encoded by the coding sequence ATGACTAGTGAAGTGCGCTACCAAGATGATCTGTACCGGGCAGTTAACGGGGCTTGGACGGATCAGGCAGTCATTCCTGATGACAAAAGCAGTACTGGCGGTTTTCAGGACCTTGCCGATGAAGTCGAAGAAAAAATGATGGCTGATTTTTCAGCGATTGCTGACGGCAAAAAAACGACGCCAGACAAGTATTTTGCATCTGCGGTGACGCTGTACAAACAAGCCAAGGATTTCAAGACCCGAGACGCAGCGGGCTTTGCACCAGCCTTGCCGCAACTACATTTGGTTGCTGGCATTAAAGACCTTGCGGATTACAATCAACGGGCAGCCGAACTGCTTCAGGAGCATCTGATTGACCCGCCATTTAATTTCTACGTAGATGCTGACATGAAAGACACCAGCAAAAATGTGATTAATTTGATGGGTCCACGAACCATTTTGCCGGATACCACATACTACGCCAAGGGCAATCAAAACGGCGAACAATTGATGACCATTTTCAAAGATATGATGGCTAAGCTTTTAGCTTACACAGATCTTGACGCTGCTGCGCAAAAGGCAACTTTAGCTGGCGCCTTGGCCTTTGATGCAGAAATTGCGAAACATATTAAGAGTTCTGAAGAGTGGGCAGATTACCCTAAGGCCTATAACCCGATGCCGACAGCGGAGGTTGTTGAAAAACTCAAGCCATTCAAGTTTGCTGACTTCTTACAAAAGATCTTTAAACAGGTGCCAGAAACGGTCGTTGTGAATGATCCGCGGTTCTTGGATGAGTTTACGCAGTTGTTCAACGAAGCTAACTTCAGCAATTATCGCGACTGGTTGTATGTCACCCGGCTAAACAGTCTTGTTAGTCTTTTAAGCGAACCATTGCGCCAATTAGGCGGTACTTTTAGTCGTGCGCTATCCGGTGCGCCCAAAGCACCGGATCAAATCAAACACGCCTACCGATTAGCCAACGCTTTCTTTAGCGAACCAATTGGCATTTACTACGGCCGCACTTATTTTGGCGAAAAGGCGAAGGCTGATGTAACACAACTTGTCCAAAAAATGATTGCCACTTACAAACGGCGACTCAGCAACTCTGATTGGCTATCACAACCGACCAAGGACAAGGCGATTCTTAAGCTCGACAAGATGGTGCTCAAAATGGGTTATCCCGATAAACCTGAGGACGTCTACGATTTGCTGCACGTTAATCCGGATAAGTCACTGATCGATAATATCAACGCGATGCAACTTGTTGAGCTTCAGTACAACTTCGACAAGCTCACCAAGCCTGTTGATCGCACCGTCTGGAATATGCCAGGTCACTTGGTCAATGCCAGTTATGATCCTTCCAAGAACGACATCACTTTCCCAGCCGCCATTTTGCAGGCGCCGTTCTATTCCCTGAAACAAAGTGCTTCCGAAAATCTGGGCGGTATCGGCGCGGTCATTGCCCATGAAATTTCCCATGGTTTTGACAATAACGGTGCTCAATTTGACGAACTTGGCAATATGGTGAACTGGTGGCAAAAGGCTGATTATGCCCACTTTAACAAGCTCACCGAAGCCATGATCCAAGAATTTGACGGTCTTGAAACTGAAGCCGGTAAAGTTAATGGCAAACTCGTTGTTTCTGAGAACATCGCTGATGCTGGCGGCTTGGCTGCGGCTTTAGATACAGCCAAGAGAGAACCGGACGTTGATCTGCATGCCTTCTTCATCAACTGGGCAAGAATTTGGCGTTCAAAGTCTCGCCTCGAACGGCAAAAAATGCTACTAGCGGTTGATGTGCATGCACCACACGAATTGCGGGCGAACATTCAGCCACGCAATCTTGATGATTGGTACACAACTTTTGATGTCCAACCAGGTGATGGGATGTATTTGCCACCGGAAAAACGTGTTCAAATTTGGTAA